From the Streptomyces sp. KMM 9044 genome, one window contains:
- a CDS encoding glycoside hydrolase family 31 protein, producing MDGRDLLRSVRSVGPVGTAQGLRTVRAAWRRQRADAIGLPPRGAERARTPGPVREVDPGPGGGVVRFGRSELRIRVAVNGAVFWGWDGAAPEPSYALAGRCPDPDPRAVLEPDTDGGWRVVAERVTVAVSRHGAVEVLTPGGVVLRRELPPRWWEPVAGGPARWMQRSEVRADARFFGLGGRVSGPWLRDGTYRLWNTGPGRGVGPGDAPPPVTMPVQLVVADAGTHLAFHDSSWDGTVTLREGAEGAGSGHDRAGTCELRMDGGPLRCWVMVGTPARVLLAWASLTGAPALPPAWALGHHHARWGDGGEREVRRTVAGYQEHGLPLDALHLGSGHHDAHRAFTVDQERFPKLPALADELRQDGIRLVSVVGPAVPAGSGHAVYDAGTARDAFVRDASGDVVQGVSWPGDVVFPDFTHPPVRAWWGDLYAERLKQGFAGFWHDMNEPTSFTAFGEPTLPRSARHALDGRDGDHREAHNVYALCMARSAHEGLRALLPEERPFLFSRSGWAGMQRYGGILSGGVAPGWPGLRASLALVLGLGLCGVPYVGPDVGGTGRDPSPELYLRWLQLGAHLPLFRTLAGTGTGHREPWESGTEVLAHTHAALVERRRLQPYFVTLAHLARRTGAPYVRPLWWSAPEERGLRDCEDAFLLGDSLLVAPVLDPGVERRTVRLPGGRWYETATGRVFDGPAQVVVDAPLDRVPVFARAGAVIPVRGEDGGLELEVWAPVRGRVGGGAVVADAGDGWEEPDLERYTTRWAGSRIVVEREGGDGTCGLPHPVRVRGLGPG from the coding sequence ATGGACGGTCGTGACCTGCTGCGTTCGGTGAGATCGGTCGGCCCGGTGGGGACGGCACAGGGTTTGCGTACCGTACGGGCAGCGTGGCGCAGGCAGCGGGCCGACGCCATTGGGCTGCCGCCCCGCGGCGCGGAGCGCGCGCGCACTCCCGGGCCTGTGCGGGAGGTGGACCCCGGGCCCGGAGGGGGTGTCGTCCGGTTCGGCCGTTCCGAGCTGCGGATCCGCGTCGCCGTGAACGGGGCCGTCTTCTGGGGCTGGGACGGGGCGGCTCCGGAGCCGTCGTACGCGCTGGCCGGGCGCTGTCCCGACCCGGATCCGCGAGCGGTGCTGGAACCGGACACCGACGGCGGCTGGCGGGTGGTCGCCGAGCGGGTGACGGTCGCCGTCTCGAGGCACGGCGCGGTGGAGGTACTCACTCCGGGGGGCGTGGTGCTGCGCCGGGAGCTGCCGCCGCGGTGGTGGGAGCCGGTGGCAGGAGGCCCGGCACGCTGGATGCAGCGGTCCGAGGTACGTGCCGACGCCCGGTTCTTCGGACTCGGCGGACGGGTGTCGGGGCCGTGGCTGCGGGACGGTACCTACCGACTGTGGAACACGGGGCCCGGCCGCGGTGTCGGGCCGGGCGACGCTCCGCCGCCCGTCACGATGCCGGTGCAGTTGGTGGTGGCCGACGCGGGCACGCATCTCGCGTTCCACGACAGTTCGTGGGACGGCACCGTCACGCTGCGGGAGGGGGCGGAGGGTGCCGGCTCCGGGCACGACCGGGCGGGGACCTGCGAGCTGCGGATGGACGGGGGACCGTTGCGCTGCTGGGTGATGGTGGGCACTCCCGCGCGGGTGCTGCTCGCCTGGGCGTCACTGACCGGTGCGCCCGCGCTGCCGCCCGCATGGGCCCTCGGACATCATCACGCGCGGTGGGGCGACGGCGGTGAGCGGGAGGTGCGGCGGACCGTCGCCGGCTATCAGGAGCACGGGCTGCCGCTCGACGCCCTCCACCTCGGCAGCGGCCACCACGACGCCCACCGGGCGTTCACCGTGGACCAGGAGCGTTTCCCCAAGCTGCCGGCCCTGGCCGACGAGCTGCGGCAGGACGGGATCCGACTGGTGTCGGTCGTCGGTCCTGCGGTCCCCGCCGGGAGCGGCCATGCCGTGTACGACGCGGGGACGGCCCGGGACGCGTTCGTGCGCGACGCGTCGGGAGATGTCGTCCAGGGTGTGTCCTGGCCCGGGGACGTGGTCTTCCCCGACTTCACCCACCCGCCCGTGCGCGCGTGGTGGGGCGATCTGTATGCGGAGCGGCTGAAGCAGGGGTTCGCGGGTTTCTGGCACGACATGAACGAGCCGACGTCGTTCACCGCGTTCGGGGAGCCGACGCTCCCCCGCTCGGCCCGTCACGCCCTGGACGGTCGGGACGGTGATCATCGCGAGGCGCACAACGTGTACGCACTGTGTATGGCCAGGTCGGCTCACGAGGGACTGCGGGCGTTGCTGCCCGAGGAGCGGCCGTTCCTGTTCTCGCGCTCGGGCTGGGCCGGCATGCAGCGCTACGGCGGGATCCTGTCGGGGGGAGTGGCCCCGGGCTGGCCCGGGCTGCGGGCCTCGCTGGCCCTGGTGCTGGGGCTCGGGCTGTGCGGAGTCCCGTACGTGGGGCCGGACGTCGGCGGGACCGGCAGGGATCCGTCTCCCGAGCTGTATCTGCGGTGGCTCCAGTTGGGCGCGCATCTGCCGCTGTTCCGCACCCTCGCGGGGACGGGGACGGGACACAGGGAACCGTGGGAGTCCGGTACCGAGGTGCTGGCACACACGCACGCGGCTCTCGTCGAGCGTCGGCGGCTGCAACCGTACTTCGTGACTCTGGCACATCTGGCCCGGCGCACCGGGGCTCCCTATGTGCGGCCGTTGTGGTGGTCGGCGCCGGAGGAGCGGGGGTTGCGCGACTGCGAGGATGCCTTCCTGCTGGGCGACAGCCTGCTGGTGGCACCGGTGCTGGATCCGGGCGTGGAGCGGCGCACGGTGCGGCTGCCCGGCGGCCGCTGGTACGAGACGGCGACGGGCCGGGTGTTCGACGGGCCTGCCCAGGTGGTGGTCGACGCGCCCCTGGACCGCGTTCCGGTGTTCGCCCGCGCGGGCGCCGTCATTCCCGTGCGCGGGGAGGACGGCGGGCTGGAACTGGAGGTGTGGGCACCCGTCAGAGGGCGGGTCGGCGGCGGAGCGGTCGTAGCGGACGCCGGCGACGGCTGGGAGGAGCCGGACCTCGAGCGGTACACCACCCGCTGGGCGGGCTCCCGAATCGTCGTCGAGCGGGAGGGCGGGGACGGCACCTGCGGCCTCCCCCATCCGGTGCGCGTCCGCGGGCTCGGGCCCGGCTGA
- a CDS encoding acetoacetate--CoA ligase: MSTVNLQPLWQPDPERIARARITHFRTWAAEHHGAPAEGGYTELHRWSVDEPETFWKAVTEWFDVRFSTPYARVLGDRSMPGAQWFPGATLNYAEHALRAASTRAEEPALLHVDETHDPRPVTWAELRRRVGSLAVRLRALGVRPGDRVSGYLPNIPQAVVAFLATAAVGGVWTSCAPDFGARSVLDRFQQVEPVVLFTVDGYRYGGKEHDRRDVVAELRRELPTLRAVVHIPLLGTDAPDGTLDWQALTSADTEPVFEQVPFEHPLWVLYSSGTTGLPKAIVQSQGGILVEHLKQLGLHCDLGPEDRFFWYTSTGWMMWNFLVSGLLTGTTIVLYDGSPGYPDTGAQWRIAERTGATFYGTSAAYVMACRKAGVHPSRGFDLSTVQCVATTGSPLPPDGFRWLHDEVRDDLWIASVSGGTDVCSCFAGAVPTLPVHVGELQAPCLGTDLQSWDPSGRSLTDQVGELVVTNPMPSMPIHFWNDPDGSRYHDSYFDTYPGVWRHGDWITLTSRGSVVIHGRSDSTLNRQGVRMGSADIYEAVERLPEIRESLVIGIEQPDGGYWMPLFVHLAPGAVLDEDLAGRIRRTIREELSPRHVPDEIIEVPGVPHTLTGKRIEVPVKRLLQGTPLEKAVNVGSVDNLELLTFYEDLARRRA, translated from the coding sequence ATGTCGACCGTGAACCTCCAGCCGCTCTGGCAGCCAGATCCGGAACGCATCGCCCGTGCCCGGATCACCCACTTCCGCACATGGGCGGCCGAGCACCACGGCGCCCCTGCCGAGGGCGGCTACACGGAACTGCACCGCTGGTCCGTGGACGAGCCGGAAACCTTCTGGAAGGCCGTGACGGAGTGGTTCGACGTCCGCTTCTCGACCCCCTACGCACGCGTGCTGGGCGACCGCTCGATGCCCGGCGCCCAGTGGTTTCCCGGTGCCACCCTCAACTACGCCGAACACGCACTCCGCGCGGCCTCGACCCGCGCGGAAGAGCCGGCGCTCCTCCATGTCGACGAGACCCACGACCCGAGGCCCGTCACCTGGGCCGAGCTGCGCCGCCGGGTCGGCTCCCTCGCAGTCCGACTGCGTGCCCTCGGCGTACGTCCCGGCGACCGCGTCAGCGGCTACCTGCCCAACATCCCGCAGGCCGTCGTCGCCTTCCTGGCCACCGCGGCCGTGGGCGGAGTGTGGACCTCCTGTGCGCCCGACTTCGGTGCCCGTAGCGTGCTCGACCGTTTCCAGCAGGTCGAACCGGTCGTCCTGTTCACCGTCGACGGCTACCGCTACGGGGGCAAGGAGCACGACCGCCGTGACGTCGTCGCCGAACTGCGCCGAGAACTGCCCACCCTGCGCGCCGTGGTGCACATCCCCCTGCTCGGCACGGATGCCCCCGACGGTACGCTCGACTGGCAGGCCCTGACCTCAGCGGACACCGAACCGGTCTTCGAGCAGGTGCCCTTCGAACACCCTCTCTGGGTGCTCTACTCCTCCGGCACCACCGGGCTGCCGAAGGCGATCGTCCAGTCCCAGGGCGGCATTCTGGTCGAACACCTCAAGCAGCTCGGACTCCACTGCGACCTGGGCCCCGAGGACCGCTTCTTCTGGTACACGTCGACCGGCTGGATGATGTGGAACTTCCTCGTCTCCGGCCTGCTCACCGGAACGACGATCGTCCTGTACGACGGCAGTCCTGGCTACCCGGACACGGGTGCCCAGTGGCGGATCGCCGAACGCACCGGCGCCACCTTCTACGGCACCTCCGCCGCATACGTCATGGCCTGCCGGAAGGCGGGCGTGCACCCCTCGCGCGGCTTCGACCTCTCGACGGTGCAGTGCGTCGCCACCACCGGCTCCCCCCTGCCGCCCGACGGTTTCCGCTGGCTGCACGACGAGGTGCGTGACGACCTGTGGATCGCCTCCGTCAGCGGCGGTACGGACGTGTGCTCCTGCTTCGCCGGTGCCGTACCCACCCTTCCCGTCCACGTCGGTGAGCTGCAGGCACCCTGCCTCGGCACCGACCTGCAGTCCTGGGACCCGAGCGGCAGATCCCTGACCGACCAGGTCGGCGAGCTCGTTGTCACCAACCCGATGCCGTCCATGCCGATCCACTTCTGGAACGACCCCGACGGCAGCCGCTACCACGACAGCTACTTCGACACCTACCCCGGCGTCTGGCGGCACGGCGACTGGATCACTCTCACCTCCCGGGGTTCCGTCGTCATTCACGGCCGCTCCGACTCCACGCTCAATCGCCAGGGCGTCCGCATGGGGTCGGCGGACATCTACGAGGCCGTCGAGCGCCTTCCCGAGATCAGGGAATCCCTCGTCATCGGCATCGAACAGCCCGACGGCGGTTACTGGATGCCCCTGTTCGTCCACCTGGCACCGGGCGCCGTGCTCGACGAGGACCTGGCGGGCCGCATCCGGCGGACCATCCGCGAGGAACTGTCCCCGCGCCACGTCCCCGACGAGATCATCGAGGTGCCCGGTGTCCCGCACACCCTGACGGGCAAACGCATCGAGGTCCCGGTCAAACGCCTTCTCCAGGGCACACCGCTGGAGAAGGCGGTCAACGTCGGCTCCGTCGACAATCTGGAGCTGCTCACCTTCTACGAGGACCTGGCCCGCAGGCGAGCCTGA
- the ptsP gene encoding phosphoenolpyruvate--protein phosphotransferase: METTLQGVGVSHGVAIGEVRHMGTAVLEPPVRQVPTEETEREQGRARKAVEAVAADLMARGNLAGGEAQAVLEAQAMMAQDPELMTDVERRIAESSTAERAVYDAFAAYRELLATAGEYLAGRVADLDDVRNRIVARLLGVPMPGVPDSDEPYVLVARDLAPADTALLDPTLVLGFVTEEGGPTSHSAILARALGVPAVVALPGAGELAEGTLIAVDGSTGEIFVNPSEEKRGQLEAAAAERRAALGASTGPGATADGHKVPLLANIGGPADVPTAVEAGAEGVGLFRTEFLFLDDSKNAPSEEKQVSAYRQVLEAFPEGRVVVRVLDAGADKPLDFLTPADEPNPALGVRGLRSLLDHPEVLRTQLSALVKASEGLPVHLEVMAPMVADRADAKAFADACREAGLHAKFGAMVEIPSAALRARSILQEVEFLSLGTNDLAQYTFAADRQVGAVSRLQDPWQPALLDLVALSAEAAKAEGKSCGVCGEAASDPLLASVLTGLGVTSLSMGAASIPYVRAALAKFTLAQCERAAAAARATDSAEEARRAARAVLSGE, from the coding sequence ATGGAGACAACGCTGCAAGGCGTCGGTGTGAGCCATGGTGTGGCGATCGGCGAGGTTCGGCACATGGGAACTGCGGTGCTCGAGCCGCCGGTCAGGCAGGTCCCGACTGAGGAGACGGAACGTGAGCAGGGGCGCGCCCGCAAGGCCGTGGAGGCGGTGGCGGCCGATCTGATGGCGCGCGGCAACCTGGCGGGCGGGGAAGCTCAGGCGGTGCTCGAGGCCCAGGCCATGATGGCCCAGGATCCCGAGCTGATGACGGACGTGGAACGTCGCATCGCCGAAAGCAGCACAGCCGAGCGTGCGGTGTACGACGCGTTCGCCGCGTACCGCGAACTGCTGGCCACTGCCGGTGAGTACCTGGCGGGCCGTGTCGCCGACCTCGACGACGTGCGGAACCGTATCGTCGCCCGGCTGCTCGGCGTGCCGATGCCGGGCGTCCCGGACAGCGACGAGCCCTACGTTCTGGTGGCCCGTGACCTCGCACCGGCGGACACGGCGCTGCTGGACCCGACCCTGGTGCTCGGTTTCGTGACCGAGGAAGGGGGACCCACCAGTCACAGCGCGATCCTGGCCCGGGCGCTCGGTGTGCCGGCCGTGGTGGCCCTGCCTGGGGCCGGTGAACTCGCCGAGGGGACGCTGATCGCCGTCGACGGCAGCACCGGTGAGATCTTCGTGAACCCGAGCGAGGAGAAGAGGGGGCAGCTCGAAGCCGCAGCGGCCGAGCGCCGGGCGGCGCTGGGCGCGTCGACCGGCCCCGGTGCGACCGCGGACGGCCACAAGGTGCCGCTGCTGGCGAACATCGGCGGTCCGGCGGACGTGCCGACCGCGGTCGAGGCGGGCGCCGAGGGCGTCGGTCTCTTCCGTACCGAGTTCCTCTTCCTGGACGACAGCAAGAACGCCCCTTCCGAGGAGAAGCAGGTCTCGGCCTACCGGCAGGTACTCGAAGCGTTCCCCGAGGGCCGTGTGGTCGTGCGGGTGCTGGATGCGGGCGCGGACAAACCGCTGGACTTCCTCACCCCGGCGGATGAGCCGAACCCGGCACTGGGCGTGCGCGGTCTGCGGTCGCTGCTCGACCACCCCGAGGTGCTGCGTACCCAGCTGTCGGCTCTGGTCAAGGCCTCGGAGGGGCTGCCCGTCCACCTTGAGGTGATGGCCCCGATGGTGGCGGACCGCGCGGATGCCAAGGCCTTCGCCGACGCGTGCCGTGAGGCGGGTCTGCACGCGAAGTTCGGCGCGATGGTCGAGATTCCGTCGGCCGCGCTGCGCGCACGCTCGATCCTGCAGGAGGTGGAGTTCCTGTCACTGGGGACGAACGACCTCGCGCAGTACACGTTCGCCGCGGACCGTCAAGTGGGTGCGGTGTCCCGACTGCAGGATCCGTGGCAGCCCGCGCTCCTCGACCTGGTCGCGCTGTCGGCGGAGGCCGCGAAGGCCGAGGGCAAGAGCTGTGGTGTCTGCGGTGAGGCCGCGTCCGACCCGCTTCTCGCTTCGGTGCTGACCGGTCTGGGTGTCACCTCCCTCTCCATGGGTGCGGCGTCCATTCCCTATGTGCGGGCGGCGCTGGCGAAGTTCACTCTGGCGCAGTGCGAGCGGGCCGCGGCGGCGGCCCGTGCGACGGACAGCGCCGAGGAGGCCCGTAGGGCCGCTCGGGCCGTGCTGTCGGGCGAGTAG
- a CDS encoding PTS sugar transporter subunit IIA has product MTTVTSPLTGRAIGLDSVPDPVFSGAMVGPGMAIDPVREPSTAVSPVDGVVVSLHPHAFVVVDQSGHGVLTHLGIDTVQLNGDGFELLVNKGDTVTRGQGIVRWNPAAVEASGKSPVCPVVALDAMVEALSELRDDSEVKAGERLFLWK; this is encoded by the coding sequence ATGACCACCGTGACGTCCCCGCTCACAGGACGGGCAATCGGACTCGACTCCGTGCCCGATCCCGTCTTCTCCGGGGCCATGGTCGGCCCTGGTATGGCGATCGACCCCGTACGGGAGCCCTCCACGGCTGTCTCACCCGTCGACGGCGTCGTCGTCTCCCTGCACCCACACGCGTTCGTCGTGGTCGACCAGAGCGGGCACGGCGTGCTCACCCATCTCGGCATCGACACCGTGCAGCTCAACGGTGACGGCTTCGAACTCCTCGTCAACAAGGGCGACACCGTGACCCGCGGTCAGGGCATCGTGCGCTGGAACCCTGCCGCGGTCGAGGCCTCCGGTAAGTCCCCGGTGTGCCCGGTCGTGGCCCTGGACGCCATGGTGGAGGCCCTCTCCGAACTGCGCGACGACAGCGAGGTGAAGGCCGGTGAACGCCTCTTCCTCTGGAAGTGA
- the pgsA gene encoding CDP-diacylglycerol--glycerol-3-phosphate 3-phosphatidyltransferase, translated as MEVQETRVQTDRVLTIPNILSMARLLGVPLFLWLILRPEFGGPKSDGWALLVLALSGITDYLDGKLARRWNQISNLGRLLDPAADRLYILSTLVGLTWREILPLWLTAVLLARELVLLVMVGVLRRHGYPPPQVNFLGKAATFNLMYAFPLLLLSDGSGWISSLAAIFGWAFAGWGTTLYWWAGVLYVVQVRRLVRADAMAG; from the coding sequence GTGGAGGTCCAGGAGACTCGCGTCCAGACGGACCGTGTCCTCACCATCCCGAACATCCTCAGCATGGCGCGACTTCTCGGTGTACCCCTCTTCCTGTGGCTGATCCTCAGGCCGGAGTTCGGCGGCCCGAAGAGTGACGGCTGGGCGCTCCTGGTGCTCGCCCTGAGCGGTATCACTGATTACCTGGACGGCAAGCTCGCGCGGCGATGGAACCAGATCAGCAACCTCGGCCGGCTTCTGGATCCCGCGGCGGACCGGCTCTACATTCTTTCGACCCTTGTCGGGCTCACCTGGCGCGAGATTCTCCCGCTTTGGTTGACGGCCGTACTGCTGGCCCGTGAGCTGGTTCTGCTGGTGATGGTGGGTGTCCTCCGGCGCCACGGCTACCCGCCGCCGCAGGTGAACTTCCTTGGGAAGGCAGCCACCTTCAACCTGATGTATGCCTTCCCACTGCTCCTGCTCAGTGACGGGAGCGGCTGGATCTCGTCACTCGCTGCTATTTTCGGATGGGCGTTCGCCGGATGGGGTACAACGCTCTATTGGTGGGCAGGAGTCCTCTACGTGGTGCAGGTCCGCCGCCTGGTTCGTGCGGACGCCATGGCCGGTTGA
- a CDS encoding mannose-1-phosphate guanyltransferase produces MKAVVMAGGEGTRLRPMTSSMPKPLLPVVNQPIMEHVLRLLKRHGLNETVVTVQFLASLVKNYFGDGEELGMELTYANEEKPLGTAGSVKNAEEALKDDAFLVISGDALTDFDLTELINFHKEKGALVTVCLTRVPNPLEFGITIVDEEGKVERFLEKPTWGQVFSDTVNTGIYVMEPEVFDYVEADVPVDWSGDVFPQLMKEGKPVYGFIAEGYWEDVGTHESYVKAQADVLERKVDVDIDGFEISPGVWVAEGAEVHPDAVLRGPLYIGDYAKVEAGAEIREHTVVGSNVVVKSGAFLHRAVVHDNVYVGPHSNLRGCVLGRNTDVMRAARIEDGAVIGDECLIGEESIVQGNVRVYPFKTIEAGAFVNTSVIWESRGQAHLFGARGVSGILNVEITPELAVRLAGAYATTLKKGSTVTTARDHSRGARALKRAVISALQASAIDVRDLENVPLPVARQQTARGSAGGIMIRTTLGVPDSVDIMFFDGQGADLSQGSQRKLDRVFARQEYRRAFPGEIGDLHFPASVFDSYTGSLLRNVDITGIAESGLKVVVDASNGSAGLVLPSLLGKLGVDSLTINPGLDESRPTETADVRRSGLVRLGEMVASSGAAFGVRFDPVGERLSLVDEKGRIIEDDRALLVLLDLIAAERRSGRVALPVTTTRIAEQVAAYHGTQVEWTTTSPDDLTRVGGEEGTIFGGDGKGGFIVPEFSRVYDGTAAFVRLIGLVARTQLTLSQIDARIPRAHVIKRDLATPWAVKGLVMRRVVEEAGDRFVDTTDGVRVVEADGRWVMVLPDPAEAVTHLWAEGPDDASAQALLDEWASVVDSAGR; encoded by the coding sequence ATGAAGGCCGTCGTGATGGCCGGGGGCGAGGGCACGCGCCTTCGTCCCATGACCTCAAGCATGCCCAAGCCGCTCCTGCCGGTGGTCAATCAGCCGATCATGGAGCACGTTCTGCGGCTGCTCAAAAGGCATGGGCTCAACGAAACCGTTGTAACCGTCCAGTTCTTGGCTTCGCTCGTCAAGAACTATTTCGGTGACGGCGAAGAGCTCGGAATGGAGCTCACCTATGCCAACGAGGAGAAGCCACTCGGTACCGCAGGAAGCGTCAAGAACGCCGAGGAGGCACTGAAGGACGATGCCTTCCTCGTCATTTCCGGTGACGCGTTGACGGATTTCGATCTCACCGAGCTGATCAATTTCCACAAGGAGAAGGGCGCACTGGTCACGGTCTGTCTGACCCGGGTGCCGAATCCGCTGGAATTCGGTATCACCATCGTGGACGAGGAAGGCAAGGTCGAGCGTTTCCTGGAGAAGCCGACGTGGGGGCAGGTCTTCTCCGACACGGTGAACACCGGCATCTACGTCATGGAGCCCGAGGTCTTCGACTATGTCGAGGCCGACGTGCCCGTCGACTGGTCCGGAGATGTCTTCCCGCAGTTGATGAAGGAAGGCAAGCCCGTCTACGGCTTCATCGCCGAGGGCTACTGGGAGGATGTCGGCACGCACGAGAGCTATGTGAAGGCTCAGGCAGATGTCCTGGAGCGCAAGGTCGACGTCGACATCGACGGCTTCGAGATCTCCCCGGGCGTATGGGTCGCGGAGGGAGCCGAAGTACATCCCGATGCCGTGCTGCGCGGGCCGCTCTACATCGGCGACTATGCCAAGGTCGAAGCCGGCGCCGAGATTCGCGAGCACACGGTCGTGGGGTCCAATGTCGTCGTGAAGAGCGGGGCCTTTCTGCATAGGGCCGTCGTGCACGACAACGTGTACGTCGGGCCGCACAGCAACCTGCGAGGGTGCGTGCTCGGCAGGAACACCGACGTCATGCGCGCGGCAAGGATCGAGGACGGAGCCGTCATCGGCGACGAGTGCCTGATCGGTGAGGAATCGATTGTTCAGGGCAACGTACGGGTGTATCCGTTCAAGACGATCGAGGCGGGCGCGTTCGTCAACACCTCGGTCATCTGGGAGTCCAGAGGACAGGCACACCTCTTCGGTGCCCGTGGGGTGTCGGGAATCCTGAACGTCGAGATCACGCCGGAACTCGCCGTTCGGCTGGCCGGCGCCTACGCGACGACCCTGAAGAAGGGATCGACGGTCACCACTGCCCGGGACCATTCCCGTGGTGCCCGTGCCCTGAAGCGTGCGGTCATCTCCGCGCTGCAGGCCAGCGCCATCGACGTACGGGATCTGGAGAACGTACCGCTGCCCGTGGCCCGGCAGCAGACCGCGCGGGGCAGCGCGGGCGGTATCATGATCCGAACCACCCTCGGGGTGCCGGACTCCGTCGACATCATGTTCTTCGACGGACAGGGTGCCGACCTCTCGCAGGGCAGCCAGCGCAAACTGGACCGGGTGTTCGCGAGGCAGGAGTACCGGCGCGCGTTCCCGGGCGAGATCGGTGATCTGCACTTCCCGGCGAGCGTCTTCGACTCGTACACCGGTTCACTGCTGCGGAACGTCGACATCACGGGAATCGCGGAGTCCGGACTGAAGGTGGTCGTGGACGCGTCGAACGGCAGCGCGGGGCTCGTGCTGCCGAGTCTGCTCGGCAAGCTCGGAGTGGACTCGCTGACCATCAACCCGGGGCTCGACGAGTCCAGGCCCACCGAGACGGCGGATGTCCGGCGGTCGGGGCTGGTGCGGCTCGGCGAGATGGTGGCGTCCTCCGGTGCCGCGTTCGGTGTGCGGTTCGACCCGGTAGGCGAACGGCTCTCCCTTGTCGACGAGAAGGGGAGGATCATCGAGGACGACCGGGCGCTGCTCGTCCTGCTCGACCTCATCGCGGCCGAGCGACGCAGCGGCCGGGTCGCGCTTCCCGTGACCACCACCAGGATCGCCGAGCAGGTGGCGGCCTACCACGGCACCCAGGTGGAATGGACGACCACCTCGCCCGACGACCTCACCCGCGTGGGTGGCGAGGAGGGCACGATCTTCGGCGGTGACGGCAAGGGCGGTTTCATCGTTCCGGAGTTCAGCAGGGTCTACGACGGCACCGCGGCCTTCGTCCGGCTCATCGGTCTGGTGGCGAGGACGCAGCTCACGCTCAGCCAGATCGACGCGCGTATCCCGCGTGCGCACGTGATCAAGCGTGACCTGGCGACCCCGTGGGCGGTCAAGGGGCTGGTGATGCGGCGGGTCGTCGAGGAGGCCGGCGACCGCTTCGTGGACACCACCGACGGTGTGCGGGTGGTGGAGGCCGACGGCCGCTGGGTGATGGTGCTACCCGACCCGGCCGAGGCGGTCACCCATCTGTGGGCCGAGGGCCCCGACGACGCCTCTGCCCAGGCTCTGCTCGACGAGTGGGCATCGGTCGTGGACAGCGCCGGGCGGTAG
- a CDS encoding DUF881 domain-containing protein: protein MCGMPQQPPVRTTSRRLPRPDASMSLITNVMDHSLDEGYAEAAARKQADGDGGMPKTLRAKLGLAGGLVLAALVVTVGAAQARVEAPVVAKEREELIERIDRETEAADKLEDGIDTLRADVSARQREALRQSGESDRADLVGILAGAVAVHGPGVKLVVNDAKDTSGGGDGDARSTTGFSDTGRVRDRDMQRVVNGLWESGAEAISINGQRLTALSAIRAAGDAILVDNRPLVPPYTVFAVGDGQELSSRFQNSSDGLYLHALQENYGIRTALSVEDDLRLPAAPSVIVRTAQPITETAPEKGTS, encoded by the coding sequence ATGTGCGGCATGCCGCAGCAACCCCCCGTTCGGACCACCTCCCGGCGGCTACCGCGTCCGGACGCGTCCATGTCGTTGATCACCAACGTGATGGACCACAGCCTCGACGAGGGATACGCCGAGGCTGCCGCGCGGAAGCAGGCCGACGGGGACGGAGGTATGCCGAAGACCCTCAGGGCGAAACTGGGGCTTGCCGGCGGTCTGGTGCTCGCGGCCCTGGTGGTGACCGTCGGGGCCGCGCAGGCCAGAGTGGAGGCTCCCGTCGTCGCCAAGGAGCGCGAGGAACTGATCGAGAGGATCGACCGGGAGACCGAGGCGGCGGACAAGCTCGAGGACGGCATCGACACCCTCCGTGCCGACGTGAGCGCGCGGCAGCGCGAGGCGCTCAGACAGAGCGGTGAGAGCGACCGTGCCGACCTGGTGGGCATCCTGGCGGGAGCCGTCGCGGTGCACGGCCCCGGCGTGAAGCTCGTGGTGAACGACGCCAAGGACACAAGCGGCGGCGGGGACGGCGACGCGAGGTCGACCACCGGGTTCTCCGACACCGGGCGGGTCCGCGACCGGGACATGCAGCGCGTGGTCAACGGTCTGTGGGAGTCCGGAGCCGAGGCGATCTCCATCAACGGGCAGCGGCTGACCGCTCTTTCTGCGATCAGGGCCGCGGGGGACGCGATACTGGTCGACAACAGGCCGCTGGTACCGCCGTACACGGTCTTCGCCGTGGGGGACGGCCAGGAGCTGAGCAGCCGGTTCCAGAACAGCTCGGACGGGCTGTACCTGCATGCCCTGCAGGAGAACTACGGCATCCGTACGGCTCTCTCGGTGGAGGACGACCTCCGGCTGCCCGCCGCACCGAGTGTGATCGTACGAACCGCACAACCGATAACC